A genomic window from Daphnia carinata strain CSIRO-1 chromosome 9, CSIRO_AGI_Dcar_HiC_V3, whole genome shotgun sequence includes:
- the LOC130700888 gene encoding collagen alpha-1(I) chain-like isoform X1 → MTVRMTPTCWVAVIWTCLLVSTCSGDFCPQPVTRTVSCKVKNGTETYTKMVPRLCKRNWPPSQQGSSSSQSSNGTPQHVNCGMEPRVKERPRLVTTYKQITEMQYRCCPGFFGENCDMECFNCTTLERMERRLRTVEETIRGGNGNYSSYAGPHQRSFIRPGRPDMSHVTTTPRGAAPNGSTHMRRPAVGMTRRPFSGYHDIRKPDAALERNGPAQQGSSDVSAGVRAPQQTRCNCPAGPPGQAGPQGPVGLTGIPGLPGRNGVDGTTGAPGSPGLEGQPGQNGSPGIDGLPGLPGNPGPQGLTGLPGLPGLKGETGPPGLTGERGAPGLDGIPGTPGLPGESGLQGIDGVPGAPGPVGPAGPAGPPGLPGPPGPPGLSSYSRTNSRDGSGLDDDDVPTRVGLPGPPGPPGPPGAIGAAGPSGERGEKGEAGDSGATGPRGQRGDKGAKGERGFDGVRGPPGDSGLTGLPGPKGDKGDGALDGVDLSESILQLHQLVDDLRSQINELRDRVVILELGVGESPDTAEAHSSNPVASPPTQTHTPTPITTTTPPPVVVSATPPAPALSEEEESDDYDEDAAVLATSSTTASPSPALTSPPPPIVNPPPLSTGDQDYGEEDIDSEEDYTENEDEDEDLVLDTRPSSTAGRASTSAPGRGRPNAVVNNGGRGNVANNLLAEDDDEGIDSILSPNSRIEPIGRGVSTVDAEEDEEEEEEDPEYDDYDDSPTSRSKRHKTVSKHSKHPTHSKHSKKMKPLRTKLKPKQSSA, encoded by the exons AGATTTCTGTCCGCAACCAGTGACAAGGACAGTTTCATGTAAAGTCAAAAATGGTACAGAGACTTACACGAAGATGGTACCGCGCCTTTGCAAGCGAAACTGGCCTCCTTCTCAACAAGGATCCTCATCATCGCAATCTTCCAACGGCACTCCACAGCATGTCAATTGCGGCATGGAaccaag AGTGAAAGAACGGCCTAGACTGGTGACTACTTATAAGCAAATAACCGAGATGCAGTATCGTTGCTGTCCCGGtttttttggagaaaactGTGATATGg AATGCTTCAACTGCACGACGTTGGAGCGGATGGAACGGCGTTTGAGGACCGTGGAAGAGACCATTCGTGGTGGCAACGGAAACTATAGCAGTTACGCTGGCCCACATCAGCGATCGTTCATTCGTCCTGGACGGCCAGATATGAGCCATGTCACTACGACACCCAGAGG AGCGGCACCAAACGGCAGCACTCACATGCGTCGGCCAGCCGTCGGCATGACTCGTCGTCCGTTCAG TGGGTATCACGATATAAGGAAACCGGACGCGGCTCTTGAACGCAATGGCCCAGCACAGCAAGGATCGTCAGACGTGTCCGCTGGAGTGCGAGCACCTCAACAGACGAGATGCAACTGTCCGGCAGGACCTCCTGGACAGGCCGGACCGCAGG GACCGGTTGGGTTGACTGGAATTCCTGGATTACCCGGAAGAAACGGGGTCGATGGGACTACAGGTGCGCCAGGATCTCCAG GTTTGGAAGGACAACCTGGACAGAACGGTTCACCAGGGATCGACGGGCTTCCTGGTCTGCCCGGGAACCCTGGTCCACAAGGTCTTACGGGTCTACCTGGTTTACCCGGTTTGAAAGGTGAAACGGGTCCCCCTGGTCTGACGGGAGAACGCGGTGCACCAGGTCTTGATGGAATACCGGGGACACCAGGTCTTCCAGGAGAATCAGGTCTTCAAGGAATTGACGGTGTACCCGGCGCCCCAGGTCCAGTTGGGCCGGCAGGTCCTGCAG GGCCCCCTGGTCTTCCTGGACCTCCTGGCCCACCAGGGCTTTCGTCCTACTCTCGCACAAACAGTCGCGATGGCTCTGGTTTAGACGATGATGACGTGCCAACAAGGGTAGGATTACCTGGTCCACCTGGTCCTCCGGGACCTCCAGGTGCGATCGGTGCTGCAGGTCCCTCTGGTGAGCGGGGCGAAAAAG GTGAAGCAGGTGATAGCGGTGCAACAGGACCGCGAGGCCAGAGAGGAGATAAGGGCGCCAAGGGTGAACGAGGTTTCGACGGGGTCCGCGGACCACCAG GTGATTCTGGGCTGACTGGCCTCCCTGGACCGAAAGGTGACAAAGGAGATGGTG CATTAGATGGCGTTGATCTTTCAGAGTCGATTCTTCAGTTGCATCAGCTGGTCGATGATTTGCGAAGCCAAATCAATGAACTACGCGATCGTGTCGTTATACTTGAACTCGGAGTCGGTGAATCTCCCGATACTGCGGAGGCCCATTCCAGCAACCCCGTGGCTTCGCCTCCAACACAAACTCATACCCCAACGCCTATCACTACGACTACCCCACCACCT GTGGTAGTTAGTGCAACACCTCCAGCACCGGCATTgtccgaagaagaagagtctGATGACTACGACGAAGATGCTGCTGTGTTGGCCACATCATCGACGACTGCTAGTCCG TCTCCAGCTCTTACGTCACCACCTCCGCCAATCGTCAACCCACCGCCGCTCTCTACAGGTGACCAGGATTACGGAGAAGAGGATATAGACTCGGAAGAAGATTACACAGAGAACGAGGATGAAGACGAAGATTTAGTTTTGGATACAAGGCCGTCTTCAACTGCTGGCCGAGCTTCAACTTCAGCTCCGGGACGTGGTCGACCTAATGCTGTTGTCAATAATGGTGGACGTGGAAATGTGGCCAACAATTTATTAGCTGAAGATGATGACGAGGGTATTGATTCCATACTGAGCCCCAATTCACGAATAGAGCCCATTG GACGAGGAGTTTCCACTGTAGATGCTGAAGaggatgaagaggaagaagaagaagatccaGAGTACGACGATTATGACGATTCGCCAACTAGCCGATCCAAGCGGCATAAAACAGTTTCGAAGCATTCAAAACACCCTACGCACTCTAAgcattcgaaaaaaatgaagcctCTAAGAACTAAATTGAAGCCGAAGCAATCTTCAGCTTGA
- the LOC130700888 gene encoding collagen alpha-1(V) chain-like isoform X2 produces the protein MTVRMTPTCWVAVIWTCLLVSTCSGDFCPQPVTRTVSCKVKNGTETYTKMVPRLCKRNWPPSQQGSSSSQSSNGTPQHVNCGMEPRVKERPRLVTTYKQITEMQYRCCPGFFGENCDMECFNCTTLERMERRLRTVEETIRGGNGNYSSYAGPHQRSFIRPGRPDMSHVTTTPRGAAPNGSTHMRRPAVGMTRRPFRKPDAALERNGPAQQGSSDVSAGVRAPQQTRCNCPAGPPGQAGPQGPVGLTGIPGLPGRNGVDGTTGAPGSPGLEGQPGQNGSPGIDGLPGLPGNPGPQGLTGLPGLPGLKGETGPPGLTGERGAPGLDGIPGTPGLPGESGLQGIDGVPGAPGPVGPAGPAGPPGLPGPPGPPGLSSYSRTNSRDGSGLDDDDVPTRVGLPGPPGPPGPPGAIGAAGPSGERGEKGEAGDSGATGPRGQRGDKGAKGERGFDGVRGPPGDSGLTGLPGPKGDKGDGALDGVDLSESILQLHQLVDDLRSQINELRDRVVILELGVGESPDTAEAHSSNPVASPPTQTHTPTPITTTTPPPVVVSATPPAPALSEEEESDDYDEDAAVLATSSTTASPSPALTSPPPPIVNPPPLSTGDQDYGEEDIDSEEDYTENEDEDEDLVLDTRPSSTAGRASTSAPGRGRPNAVVNNGGRGNVANNLLAEDDDEGIDSILSPNSRIEPIGRGVSTVDAEEDEEEEEEDPEYDDYDDSPTSRSKRHKTVSKHSKHPTHSKHSKKMKPLRTKLKPKQSSA, from the exons AGATTTCTGTCCGCAACCAGTGACAAGGACAGTTTCATGTAAAGTCAAAAATGGTACAGAGACTTACACGAAGATGGTACCGCGCCTTTGCAAGCGAAACTGGCCTCCTTCTCAACAAGGATCCTCATCATCGCAATCTTCCAACGGCACTCCACAGCATGTCAATTGCGGCATGGAaccaag AGTGAAAGAACGGCCTAGACTGGTGACTACTTATAAGCAAATAACCGAGATGCAGTATCGTTGCTGTCCCGGtttttttggagaaaactGTGATATGg AATGCTTCAACTGCACGACGTTGGAGCGGATGGAACGGCGTTTGAGGACCGTGGAAGAGACCATTCGTGGTGGCAACGGAAACTATAGCAGTTACGCTGGCCCACATCAGCGATCGTTCATTCGTCCTGGACGGCCAGATATGAGCCATGTCACTACGACACCCAGAGG AGCGGCACCAAACGGCAGCACTCACATGCGTCGGCCAGCCGTCGGCATGACTCGTCGTCCGTTCAG GAAACCGGACGCGGCTCTTGAACGCAATGGCCCAGCACAGCAAGGATCGTCAGACGTGTCCGCTGGAGTGCGAGCACCTCAACAGACGAGATGCAACTGTCCGGCAGGACCTCCTGGACAGGCCGGACCGCAGG GACCGGTTGGGTTGACTGGAATTCCTGGATTACCCGGAAGAAACGGGGTCGATGGGACTACAGGTGCGCCAGGATCTCCAG GTTTGGAAGGACAACCTGGACAGAACGGTTCACCAGGGATCGACGGGCTTCCTGGTCTGCCCGGGAACCCTGGTCCACAAGGTCTTACGGGTCTACCTGGTTTACCCGGTTTGAAAGGTGAAACGGGTCCCCCTGGTCTGACGGGAGAACGCGGTGCACCAGGTCTTGATGGAATACCGGGGACACCAGGTCTTCCAGGAGAATCAGGTCTTCAAGGAATTGACGGTGTACCCGGCGCCCCAGGTCCAGTTGGGCCGGCAGGTCCTGCAG GGCCCCCTGGTCTTCCTGGACCTCCTGGCCCACCAGGGCTTTCGTCCTACTCTCGCACAAACAGTCGCGATGGCTCTGGTTTAGACGATGATGACGTGCCAACAAGGGTAGGATTACCTGGTCCACCTGGTCCTCCGGGACCTCCAGGTGCGATCGGTGCTGCAGGTCCCTCTGGTGAGCGGGGCGAAAAAG GTGAAGCAGGTGATAGCGGTGCAACAGGACCGCGAGGCCAGAGAGGAGATAAGGGCGCCAAGGGTGAACGAGGTTTCGACGGGGTCCGCGGACCACCAG GTGATTCTGGGCTGACTGGCCTCCCTGGACCGAAAGGTGACAAAGGAGATGGTG CATTAGATGGCGTTGATCTTTCAGAGTCGATTCTTCAGTTGCATCAGCTGGTCGATGATTTGCGAAGCCAAATCAATGAACTACGCGATCGTGTCGTTATACTTGAACTCGGAGTCGGTGAATCTCCCGATACTGCGGAGGCCCATTCCAGCAACCCCGTGGCTTCGCCTCCAACACAAACTCATACCCCAACGCCTATCACTACGACTACCCCACCACCT GTGGTAGTTAGTGCAACACCTCCAGCACCGGCATTgtccgaagaagaagagtctGATGACTACGACGAAGATGCTGCTGTGTTGGCCACATCATCGACGACTGCTAGTCCG TCTCCAGCTCTTACGTCACCACCTCCGCCAATCGTCAACCCACCGCCGCTCTCTACAGGTGACCAGGATTACGGAGAAGAGGATATAGACTCGGAAGAAGATTACACAGAGAACGAGGATGAAGACGAAGATTTAGTTTTGGATACAAGGCCGTCTTCAACTGCTGGCCGAGCTTCAACTTCAGCTCCGGGACGTGGTCGACCTAATGCTGTTGTCAATAATGGTGGACGTGGAAATGTGGCCAACAATTTATTAGCTGAAGATGATGACGAGGGTATTGATTCCATACTGAGCCCCAATTCACGAATAGAGCCCATTG GACGAGGAGTTTCCACTGTAGATGCTGAAGaggatgaagaggaagaagaagaagatccaGAGTACGACGATTATGACGATTCGCCAACTAGCCGATCCAAGCGGCATAAAACAGTTTCGAAGCATTCAAAACACCCTACGCACTCTAAgcattcgaaaaaaatgaagcctCTAAGAACTAAATTGAAGCCGAAGCAATCTTCAGCTTGA
- the LOC130700888 gene encoding collagen alpha-1(I) chain-like isoform X3, whose amino-acid sequence MTVRMTPTCWVAVIWTCLLVSTCSGDFCPQPVTRTVSCKVKNGTETYTKMVPRLCKRNWPPSQQGSSSSQSSNGTPQHVNCGMEPRVKERPRLVTTYKQITEMQYRCCPGFFGENCDMECFNCTTLERMERRLRTVEETIRGGNGNYSSYAGPHQRSFIRPGRPDMSHVTTTPRGKPDAALERNGPAQQGSSDVSAGVRAPQQTRCNCPAGPPGQAGPQGPVGLTGIPGLPGRNGVDGTTGAPGSPGLEGQPGQNGSPGIDGLPGLPGNPGPQGLTGLPGLPGLKGETGPPGLTGERGAPGLDGIPGTPGLPGESGLQGIDGVPGAPGPVGPAGPAGPPGLPGPPGPPGLSSYSRTNSRDGSGLDDDDVPTRVGLPGPPGPPGPPGAIGAAGPSGERGEKGEAGDSGATGPRGQRGDKGAKGERGFDGVRGPPGDSGLTGLPGPKGDKGDGALDGVDLSESILQLHQLVDDLRSQINELRDRVVILELGVGESPDTAEAHSSNPVASPPTQTHTPTPITTTTPPPVVVSATPPAPALSEEEESDDYDEDAAVLATSSTTASPSPALTSPPPPIVNPPPLSTGDQDYGEEDIDSEEDYTENEDEDEDLVLDTRPSSTAGRASTSAPGRGRPNAVVNNGGRGNVANNLLAEDDDEGIDSILSPNSRIEPIGRGVSTVDAEEDEEEEEEDPEYDDYDDSPTSRSKRHKTVSKHSKHPTHSKHSKKMKPLRTKLKPKQSSA is encoded by the exons AGATTTCTGTCCGCAACCAGTGACAAGGACAGTTTCATGTAAAGTCAAAAATGGTACAGAGACTTACACGAAGATGGTACCGCGCCTTTGCAAGCGAAACTGGCCTCCTTCTCAACAAGGATCCTCATCATCGCAATCTTCCAACGGCACTCCACAGCATGTCAATTGCGGCATGGAaccaag AGTGAAAGAACGGCCTAGACTGGTGACTACTTATAAGCAAATAACCGAGATGCAGTATCGTTGCTGTCCCGGtttttttggagaaaactGTGATATGg AATGCTTCAACTGCACGACGTTGGAGCGGATGGAACGGCGTTTGAGGACCGTGGAAGAGACCATTCGTGGTGGCAACGGAAACTATAGCAGTTACGCTGGCCCACATCAGCGATCGTTCATTCGTCCTGGACGGCCAGATATGAGCCATGTCACTACGACACCCAGAGG GAAACCGGACGCGGCTCTTGAACGCAATGGCCCAGCACAGCAAGGATCGTCAGACGTGTCCGCTGGAGTGCGAGCACCTCAACAGACGAGATGCAACTGTCCGGCAGGACCTCCTGGACAGGCCGGACCGCAGG GACCGGTTGGGTTGACTGGAATTCCTGGATTACCCGGAAGAAACGGGGTCGATGGGACTACAGGTGCGCCAGGATCTCCAG GTTTGGAAGGACAACCTGGACAGAACGGTTCACCAGGGATCGACGGGCTTCCTGGTCTGCCCGGGAACCCTGGTCCACAAGGTCTTACGGGTCTACCTGGTTTACCCGGTTTGAAAGGTGAAACGGGTCCCCCTGGTCTGACGGGAGAACGCGGTGCACCAGGTCTTGATGGAATACCGGGGACACCAGGTCTTCCAGGAGAATCAGGTCTTCAAGGAATTGACGGTGTACCCGGCGCCCCAGGTCCAGTTGGGCCGGCAGGTCCTGCAG GGCCCCCTGGTCTTCCTGGACCTCCTGGCCCACCAGGGCTTTCGTCCTACTCTCGCACAAACAGTCGCGATGGCTCTGGTTTAGACGATGATGACGTGCCAACAAGGGTAGGATTACCTGGTCCACCTGGTCCTCCGGGACCTCCAGGTGCGATCGGTGCTGCAGGTCCCTCTGGTGAGCGGGGCGAAAAAG GTGAAGCAGGTGATAGCGGTGCAACAGGACCGCGAGGCCAGAGAGGAGATAAGGGCGCCAAGGGTGAACGAGGTTTCGACGGGGTCCGCGGACCACCAG GTGATTCTGGGCTGACTGGCCTCCCTGGACCGAAAGGTGACAAAGGAGATGGTG CATTAGATGGCGTTGATCTTTCAGAGTCGATTCTTCAGTTGCATCAGCTGGTCGATGATTTGCGAAGCCAAATCAATGAACTACGCGATCGTGTCGTTATACTTGAACTCGGAGTCGGTGAATCTCCCGATACTGCGGAGGCCCATTCCAGCAACCCCGTGGCTTCGCCTCCAACACAAACTCATACCCCAACGCCTATCACTACGACTACCCCACCACCT GTGGTAGTTAGTGCAACACCTCCAGCACCGGCATTgtccgaagaagaagagtctGATGACTACGACGAAGATGCTGCTGTGTTGGCCACATCATCGACGACTGCTAGTCCG TCTCCAGCTCTTACGTCACCACCTCCGCCAATCGTCAACCCACCGCCGCTCTCTACAGGTGACCAGGATTACGGAGAAGAGGATATAGACTCGGAAGAAGATTACACAGAGAACGAGGATGAAGACGAAGATTTAGTTTTGGATACAAGGCCGTCTTCAACTGCTGGCCGAGCTTCAACTTCAGCTCCGGGACGTGGTCGACCTAATGCTGTTGTCAATAATGGTGGACGTGGAAATGTGGCCAACAATTTATTAGCTGAAGATGATGACGAGGGTATTGATTCCATACTGAGCCCCAATTCACGAATAGAGCCCATTG GACGAGGAGTTTCCACTGTAGATGCTGAAGaggatgaagaggaagaagaagaagatccaGAGTACGACGATTATGACGATTCGCCAACTAGCCGATCCAAGCGGCATAAAACAGTTTCGAAGCATTCAAAACACCCTACGCACTCTAAgcattcgaaaaaaatgaagcctCTAAGAACTAAATTGAAGCCGAAGCAATCTTCAGCTTGA
- the LOC130700888 gene encoding collagen alpha-3(IX) chain-like isoform X4: MTVRMTPTCWVAVIWTCLLVSTCSGDFCPQPVTRTVSCKVKNGTETYTKMVPRLCKRNWPPSQQGSSSSQSSNGTPQHVNCGMEPRVKERPRLVTTYKQITEMQYRCCPGFFGENCDMECFNCTTLERMERRLRTVEETIRGGNGNYSSYAGPHQRSFIRPGRPDMSHVTTTPRGAAPNGSTHMRRPAVGMTRRPFSGYHDIRKPDAALERNGPAQQGSSDVSAGVRAPQQTRCNCPAGPPGQAGPQGPVGLTGIPGLPGRNGVDGTTGAPGSPGLEGQPGQNGSPGIDGLPGLPGNPGPQGLTGLPGLPGLKGETGPPGLTGERGAPGLDGIPGTPGLPGESGLQGIDGVPGAPGPVGPAGPAGPPGLPGPPGPPGLSSYSRTNSRDGSGLDDDDVPTRVGLPGPPGPPGPPGAIGAAGPSGERGEKGDSGLTGLPGPKGDKGDGALDGVDLSESILQLHQLVDDLRSQINELRDRVVILELGVGESPDTAEAHSSNPVASPPTQTHTPTPITTTTPPPVVVSATPPAPALSEEEESDDYDEDAAVLATSSTTASPSPALTSPPPPIVNPPPLSTGDQDYGEEDIDSEEDYTENEDEDEDLVLDTRPSSTAGRASTSAPGRGRPNAVVNNGGRGNVANNLLAEDDDEGIDSILSPNSRIEPIGRGVSTVDAEEDEEEEEEDPEYDDYDDSPTSRSKRHKTVSKHSKHPTHSKHSKKMKPLRTKLKPKQSSA; the protein is encoded by the exons AGATTTCTGTCCGCAACCAGTGACAAGGACAGTTTCATGTAAAGTCAAAAATGGTACAGAGACTTACACGAAGATGGTACCGCGCCTTTGCAAGCGAAACTGGCCTCCTTCTCAACAAGGATCCTCATCATCGCAATCTTCCAACGGCACTCCACAGCATGTCAATTGCGGCATGGAaccaag AGTGAAAGAACGGCCTAGACTGGTGACTACTTATAAGCAAATAACCGAGATGCAGTATCGTTGCTGTCCCGGtttttttggagaaaactGTGATATGg AATGCTTCAACTGCACGACGTTGGAGCGGATGGAACGGCGTTTGAGGACCGTGGAAGAGACCATTCGTGGTGGCAACGGAAACTATAGCAGTTACGCTGGCCCACATCAGCGATCGTTCATTCGTCCTGGACGGCCAGATATGAGCCATGTCACTACGACACCCAGAGG AGCGGCACCAAACGGCAGCACTCACATGCGTCGGCCAGCCGTCGGCATGACTCGTCGTCCGTTCAG TGGGTATCACGATATAAGGAAACCGGACGCGGCTCTTGAACGCAATGGCCCAGCACAGCAAGGATCGTCAGACGTGTCCGCTGGAGTGCGAGCACCTCAACAGACGAGATGCAACTGTCCGGCAGGACCTCCTGGACAGGCCGGACCGCAGG GACCGGTTGGGTTGACTGGAATTCCTGGATTACCCGGAAGAAACGGGGTCGATGGGACTACAGGTGCGCCAGGATCTCCAG GTTTGGAAGGACAACCTGGACAGAACGGTTCACCAGGGATCGACGGGCTTCCTGGTCTGCCCGGGAACCCTGGTCCACAAGGTCTTACGGGTCTACCTGGTTTACCCGGTTTGAAAGGTGAAACGGGTCCCCCTGGTCTGACGGGAGAACGCGGTGCACCAGGTCTTGATGGAATACCGGGGACACCAGGTCTTCCAGGAGAATCAGGTCTTCAAGGAATTGACGGTGTACCCGGCGCCCCAGGTCCAGTTGGGCCGGCAGGTCCTGCAG GGCCCCCTGGTCTTCCTGGACCTCCTGGCCCACCAGGGCTTTCGTCCTACTCTCGCACAAACAGTCGCGATGGCTCTGGTTTAGACGATGATGACGTGCCAACAAGGGTAGGATTACCTGGTCCACCTGGTCCTCCGGGACCTCCAGGTGCGATCGGTGCTGCAGGTCCCTCTGGTGAGCGGGGCGAAAAAG GTGATTCTGGGCTGACTGGCCTCCCTGGACCGAAAGGTGACAAAGGAGATGGTG CATTAGATGGCGTTGATCTTTCAGAGTCGATTCTTCAGTTGCATCAGCTGGTCGATGATTTGCGAAGCCAAATCAATGAACTACGCGATCGTGTCGTTATACTTGAACTCGGAGTCGGTGAATCTCCCGATACTGCGGAGGCCCATTCCAGCAACCCCGTGGCTTCGCCTCCAACACAAACTCATACCCCAACGCCTATCACTACGACTACCCCACCACCT GTGGTAGTTAGTGCAACACCTCCAGCACCGGCATTgtccgaagaagaagagtctGATGACTACGACGAAGATGCTGCTGTGTTGGCCACATCATCGACGACTGCTAGTCCG TCTCCAGCTCTTACGTCACCACCTCCGCCAATCGTCAACCCACCGCCGCTCTCTACAGGTGACCAGGATTACGGAGAAGAGGATATAGACTCGGAAGAAGATTACACAGAGAACGAGGATGAAGACGAAGATTTAGTTTTGGATACAAGGCCGTCTTCAACTGCTGGCCGAGCTTCAACTTCAGCTCCGGGACGTGGTCGACCTAATGCTGTTGTCAATAATGGTGGACGTGGAAATGTGGCCAACAATTTATTAGCTGAAGATGATGACGAGGGTATTGATTCCATACTGAGCCCCAATTCACGAATAGAGCCCATTG GACGAGGAGTTTCCACTGTAGATGCTGAAGaggatgaagaggaagaagaagaagatccaGAGTACGACGATTATGACGATTCGCCAACTAGCCGATCCAAGCGGCATAAAACAGTTTCGAAGCATTCAAAACACCCTACGCACTCTAAgcattcgaaaaaaatgaagcctCTAAGAACTAAATTGAAGCCGAAGCAATCTTCAGCTTGA